Part of the Rhodocyclaceae bacterium genome is shown below.
TCGATCGCCCACATGGGCTTCGTCACGCTCGGGCTGTTCCTGTTCAATGCGCTGGGTATCGAAGGCGCGATCGTGCAGATGATCTCGCACGGTTTCATCTCGGCGGCGATGTTCCTCTGCGTCGGCGTGCTCTATGACCGTGTGCACAGCCGGGCGATCGCCGACTACGGCGGCGTGGCCAACACCATGCCGGTATTCGCCGCCTTCTTCATGCTGTTCGCGATGGCAAACGCAGGGCTGCCGGGCACCAGCGGCTTCGTCGGCGAGTTCATGGTGATCATGGCGGCGATCGAGGTCAACTTCTGGTACGCAGTCCTGGCCTCGACCACGCTCATCTTCGGCGCTGCATACACGCTCTGGATGTACCGACGGGTGGTGTTCGGCGAGGTCGCCAATGCCGCGGTCGCTGGGCTGAAGGACCTCTCCGCCCGCGAGGCGCTGGTGCTCGGCCTGCTGGCGGTCGCCGTGCTCGGCATGGGCCTCTGGCCGCTGCCTTTCACCGAAGTGCTGCACACCTCGGTCAACGATCTGGTCGCGCATGTCGGCCAGAGCAAACTGCCGGCGCGCTGACATGATCATCCCGATTCCCGACCTCGCCCCGGCGGCGACCGAGCTGTTCCTGCTGACGGCCGCCTGCGCAGTGCTGCTGATCGACCTGTTCATCAGCGACGGGCGCCGGTGGATCACCCAGATGCTTGCCCAACTGGTCCTGGTCGGTTGCGCCGCGATCCTGATCGCCACCGCGAGCAGCGGCACCGCGTTCACGTTCAGCGTGATGTTCATCGACGACCCTCTGGCCGACGCACTGAAGCTGATGATCATCGTCGCGGTGTCGATGCTGCTCGTCTATTCGCGGCGCTACCTGGCCGACCGCGGCATGTATCGCGGCGAGTTCTTCACGCTGACGCTGTTCTCGGTACTGGGCATGATGGTGATGGTGTCGGCCAACCACTTCATCACGCTCTACCTCGGCCTCGAGTTGCTGTCGCTGTCGCTGTACGCGATGATCGCCCTGCAGCGGGATTCTGCGGTCGCCACGGAAGCGGCGATGAAGTACTTCATTCTGGGTGCCCTGGCCTCCGGCATGCTTCTGTATGGCATGTCGATGGTGTACGGCGCGACGGGTACGCTGCAGTTGGGCGACATCGCCGCGATGATCGCCCGCGGCGAGGGTAGCCGGACGGTGCTCGTGTTCGGACTGGTGTTCATCGTGGCCGGGCTGGGCTTCAAGCTGGGCGTGGTGCCGTTCCACATGTGGGTGCCGGATGTCTACCACGGTGCGCCGACGGCAGTGACGCTGCTGATCAGCTCGGCCCCGAAGGTGGCGGCCTTCGCGTTCTTCATGCGGATTCTCGGCGAGGCGCTCGGCGGGCTGACGGCCGACTGGCGCAGCATGCTGGTGGTGATGGCAGTGCTGTCGCTGGCGCTCGGCAACATCGCGGCCATCGCGCAGACGAACCTCAAGCGCATGCTCGCCTATTCGAGCATCTCGCACATGGGCTTCCTGCTGCTCGGCTTCCTGGCGGGCAATGCGTTCGGCTTCGCCGCCGCGATGTTCTACGTGGCTGTGTACGTGCTGATGAACCTCGGCACCTTCGGCATGATCCTGCTGCTCGCGCGCTCCGGTTTCGAGGCGGACCAGCTCGACGACTATCGCGGTCTCGCGCGCCGTGCGCCCTGGCAGGCCTTTCTCATGCTCCTGCTGATGTTCTCGATGGCCGGGTTGCCGCCGATGGTCGGCTTCTACGCGAAACTGACCGTGCTGTCCGCCGTTGTGGACATCGGGATGGTGTGGCTGGCCGTGTTCGCGGTGATGATGTCGCTGGTCGGGGCGTTCTACTACCTGCGTATCGTCAAGCTGATGTACTTCGACGAGCCTGCAGACACCGTGCCGTTTACGGCGGCCGCCGACGCGCGCCTGCTGATGACGATGAACGGCCTGGCGGTGCTGGCGCTGGGCCTGCTGCCGCAGCCCCTGATGGCCTGGTGTCTGTTTGTGATCGAACGATCGATGTAGGCCCGCAGCGGCGCGGGCCGGCGAGGGGCCGGATGGACGATTTCACCGAACGCCAGATCGATTCCACCGCGGTGTTCGACGGTGCGCTGCTGAAGGTGCGGCGCGACCGTGTCCGCCTGCCCGACGGGCGCGAGGCGCTGCGCGAGTACATCCTGCACCCCGGGGCGGCGATCATCCTGCCGGTGCTCGATGATGGACGGGTGATCCTGGTGCGTCAGTACCGCTACCCGGTCGGGCGCGAGACGCTCGAGTTCCCTGCCGGCAAGATCGACGCGGGAGAGTCCTCGCGCGCGACGGCCGAGCGTGAACTGCTGGAGGAGACCGGCTACCGCGCCGGATGCCTCGAGTTCGCGTTCACGGTGCATCCGTGCGTTGGCTATGCCGACGAACGGATCGACTACTACCTGGCGACCCGGCTCGTGCACGTCGGTCATCCGGGAGAGGACGGCGAGTTCCTGTCCACGGTCGTGTCGCCGCTCGACGAGCTGCTGCGGCAGGCCGATGCCGGGGAGCAGACGGAGGCCAAGACGCTGCTCGGTGCCTACTGGCTCGCGCGCCGCCGGGACCGCTCGGGCGGTTGAGGGCTCACGCCGGTGGCCAGCCAGGCCGGCCGCAGCGTCGCTTCCAGCATGCGAGCCGGGCCAAATGCAGGTGTTCGCGATGCTTCATCAGGCGGACCAGACTAGCCCGCGTACTTGATGTTTCACCCATAGGCCTGGCTGAGCGGCCGGGATACCGGCTTGCCGGCACGGGCCTCCTCGATCGCCGCGAGCGCGAGGTTCCTCGCCTTGCGCACGTCGCGCATGCTGCGCTGGTCGTCGATCGCACCAGCATAGATCAATGTACCCGACGGATCGACCACGTAGGTATGGGGCGTCACCATCGCGCCGTAGGCGCGCCCGGTCTGACCGTCTGGATCCTGCAGCATCGCGGTCTGGTTGGCCTTCCACTGGCTGAGTATCGCGCCGGAGCGCTTCGCATCGACGAAGCTCGGGTGCGCGGGGTGGGTGGAGTCGATAGACAGCCATATCGCGCCGCTGGCCCTTGCACGCCGTTGCGCTGCCTGCATCGCTCCCGCGCCGTAGTGCGTGTTGATCGCGAAGCAATCGCTGTTCCACCATTCCAGCACGACGTACTTGCCGCGGAAATCGGACAACGACACCTTGCGTCCGTCGATCGTCGACAGGGTGAAGGGCGGCGCAGGGTCACCGACGCGCGCCAGCGACGGCTGCGCCAGTGCAGGCCGGGCGAACAGCAGCGCCGCCCCCAGGCACAGCAGGTACAGCAGACCCGGCAGGCGATGTCGTCGCCACCGCAGGCCTCCTGGTGGATGGGCGCCTCGGCCCGGGCAGGACAGGATCATCAGGATGTCGCTCCGTTATCTGATGGACAACGACGGGCCTCAGCGTGCGCCGGCGGTCGATGGCGAATGGGCAGCCAGCGCCGAGAGCACGATGTCGCGCGTCAGCAGTTCGGGCAGCAGGACGGGTGCATCGCGCCCTGGCAGGTAAAGGACGTACACAGGTACGCCACTGCGACCATAGCCTGCGAGGGCTGCGCTGATGGCCGGATCCCTGCGTGTCCAGTCGGCGCGCAGCGTCGCTGCGCCCACGCGGGCGAACGCCTGGCGTACCGCGACGGTATCCAGCACCAGCTGCTTGTTGGCCTGGCATGTCACGCACCATGCGGCGGTGAAGTCGATGAACACCGGCCGACCCTCGACGCGCAGTGTGGCGACCCGGTCGGGCGACCAGGCCTGCCAGGGTTCGCGGGTATCGCCGCGCCGCGCCGCGTCGGGCCGGCCGGCCGGCGCATCTGCAGCCATGGACGGCCATGCAGCGTAGCCACCTGCGACGGCGAAGCCCAGTGCGCAGCCGATCGCGATCGCCCGGCTGCGCCGGCTTGCAGCCGGTAGCGCGAACCGTCCGTACAGCCAGGCGGCGAGGGCAATGAGCACCAGTCCGGCGAGCAGGCCGAACACGGCATCGACGCCCGCCTGCAGGCCGAGCACCCACGCCAGCCACGCCACCGTGGCCAGCAACGGGAACACCATCGCCTGCCGGAACGTGACCATCCATCGACCGGGGCGAGGCAGCATCCGTGCAAGGCCGGGCACGAACGACAGCAGCAGGTAGGGCAGGGCCATGCCCAGCGCGAGAGCAGCGAACACCGCCAGTGCATGCGGTGCGGGCTGCGCCAGCGCATAGCCGAGCGCTGCGCCCATGAACGGAGCGGTGCATGGCGCGGCCACCGCGACTGCGAGCACTCCGCTGAAGAACGAACCCGCCGGCCCCTTGCGCTCGGGCAGGCTGCCGGCCAGCGCGGCCACCCGCGATCCCACTTCGAACACCCCCGCGAGGTTCAGGGCAAGCAGCGTGAACAGGATAGCCATGGCTGCGACGAACGGTGGCGATTGCAGCTGGAACCCCCAGCCGACCTGCTCGCCCCCGGCGCGCAACGCGATGAGCGTGCCGGCCAGCGCCCAGAAGGACACCAGCACGCCGGCACCGAACGCCAGGCCACCCTTGCGCAGGCCGCGCGGGTCGGCACTGGCCTCGCCGACCATGGCCAGGGCCTTGAGCGACAGTACCGGGAACACGCATGGCATCAGGTTCAGTACCAGGCCGCCAGCCAGTGCCAGCAACAATGCCAGCAGCAGCCCCGCTGCCGGGGCGCCGTCCTGCAGCGACGGGGCTGCGGCAGCGGGCTGGCCAGTGCGCCCGGCGACCGACGCTCCCGCGCCGCCGACGGTCGTCGTGTCGAGAAGGGGGCCCAGGTCAGGCAACGTCGGCGCCAGCGCGGCGCTGAGGGTTGCCGCCGTCGGCTGACCCGGACCGAAGCCGGCTGCGGCCACCAGCAGCCCGTCCATGCGCTGTACCGGCGTCACCGGCTGAGGCTGCAGAGGCACGTCGATGACCAGCCCGTCACGGTGGCGGGACACCGTCTGGGCCGCCGCATGCGCGACCTGGCCTTCGGTCGCATTGAAGAAATAGACCTCACCCGCGGGCGCCGGACTGCCCTCGGGCGCGCGCAGTGCGATGCGCAACCGGCCGTCTGCGACGCTGGCCGTCGCGGTCCAGGCGGGGAGGCTGCCGGGAAGCGCGGCGCGCGCTGCGGCAAACAGCGCTGCCGTGCGCGGGTCGGCCAGCGCGGCGATCGGTGCCACCGGCAACTGGAAGCCGACTGCTGCGGACTCCGGAATGCATACATCCTTGCAGACGAGCCACTCGGCTGTTGCCGCGACCCGCAGCACCGGATCGCTGAATCCGGCCGGTACCGTGACCTGCATCGGCAGCAGTACTTCATTCTCATAGCCGTAGTTCATCAGCGGCCCGACCGGCAGCCGCTTCGGCACCGGCCAGGACAGGGGGCCAGCGGTCACGCCGGCTGGCAGCTGCCACTCCAGGCTGGTCGCGAGGCCTGAATCGCCCGGATTCATCCAGTACGTGTGCCAGCCGGGCGCGATGCGCATGCGCAGCAGGGCCTGGAACGGCTCGCCCGGGCGGGCTGTGCTGGGCTCTGCCAACAACTCGACCCGGACCCTGTTCTGCCCGGTCGACAGCGACTGTCCGATGGCAGCCGTCGAGGCCAGCAACGCAGCCAGGGCAAGCAGCGCGCAAAGCCGGATTGCTGCCGGCGGCAGCATCCGCCGTCTCCGTGCTGCGTGCTCGGTGCCAGGGGCTGGATTCATCACAACGTCTGCCATGGAACGGTCGGAACCTCGGGAGGGTCGGGAGCTGCCGTCGCTTCGTGCAGCGCGCTGGATCCTCCGGTGAACTGCGCGCGCCGCAAGGTCGAGCGACCTGTCCGGCGCGCTCAGTTGACCAGGAACGCCCGTGGCACCGTTTCTATCACCAGCCGCCGGTAGGCCATCTGCGCATCGGCGATGTCGAGCGAGATCGAGTTGCGCGCATCGGTGATGATCGCTCCTCGGCGCAGGGTATCCGCATCGAGCTTGTTCGGTCGCTCCAGCATCGTCTGCAGCATCGCCGCGTGCCGGGGCGGGGCCTCGCGCAGGCGCACCGGCGAGGGTGGCACCAGTGTGCCGGCGCTGGCCACCACGAAGCTGTTGACGTGCCGCGAGCCTGCCGCGTCCGGGCGATAGACCACGATCTCCGGCAGTTCCGAGTGCAGCGTGACCAGGAAGTTGGCGTACACCGTGGGCCGGTCGAGGTCGACGAACGTGTTGAATACCACCACGCCATCGGGCTTCAGGCATCCGCGCAGGTCGTGGAAGAAGTCTCGCGTGATGAGGTACTCGGGGATGCCGTCGCCGTGGAAAAGGTCCACCACCACGGTGTCGTACTCGCCATTGCAGCCGCGCAGGTAGGTCCGGGCGTCGGCCTCTATCGTGCGGACCCGGGAGGGGTCGAAGCCGAAATGCTTTCGTGCGACCTCGAACGACACCGGGTCGATCTCGACCGCGGTCACTTCGATGCCATGCCGCGCGAGCGACATGGGCACCACGCCGGCGCCCAGACCGAGTACCAGTGCACGCGTGGCCCGGGGCTTGAACGACTGCACCAGCCCCTCCAGGCCGTAGGTGAAGAAGGACTGCGACCGATTCTGCGCGTCGAGCGTGTTCTGCACCAGGCCATCCTGAAAGTAGATGCGCAGCTGGTCGTCCGGGTTTGCGCCCGCCGGGCCGGCGAGGATCTTCACCGTACCGAACAGCGAGCCGTATTCGGCCTTCTTCTGCCATTCGACACCACCATAGCGGGCGGGCCACAGGCGGTCGAGATAGCTGTCGGAGAAGACGAGCAGGCCGCCCGAGGCGAGCGTTGCCGCCATGCCCACGGCCAGCAGGCGCCGCCGGCTGGCTACCGGCACCGGCGGGCGCACCGCACCGGCGAGCGACAACAGCGACAGCACCAAAGCGACCGCCAGCACGGCGTTGTAGTTGGATACATAAGGCATCAGCACGAAGGCGGTGACGATCACGCCGGCGACAGAACCGACGGTACTCACGAAGAAGACCCGGCCCGACCCGGCATCCAGCTGCTCGAGTGGCGCCGCGCCTTTCGATGCGCTCGCGTCTGCGTTGGCGCGCGACGACTGCGTCATGATCGCGACCAGCAGCGGGTTCATCGCCGAGGTGGTCAGCAGTGGCAGGAACAGCAGCACGATACAGGCCACGAACGAGCCGATCACCAGGTCGAAGCTCGCCAGTGAGTGGAACGCGTACGGATAGACCAGGCAGGCAGCGACGATGGTCAGCCCGGCCAGCGCCGGCTGCTCGAGGTACCACTGCGCGAGGCGTTCGATCGACGGCTTGCGGCGTGCATGGGTGACCCGCCCGCCGTACCAGTAGCCGGCGGCCAGCGCGATCAGGGTGATCGACAGGATGCCGGTCCAGATGTAGATGCTGACCCCGAAGTAGGGCGTCATGATCCGTGAGGCGAGCAGTTCCAGCGCGAGGATCGCGCCGCCGGTGGAGAAGATGATCGCATGCAGCAGGAACATGGTCTGGATCCGCAGCGGCCCGCGGGCCATGGAGGGCCGGGCAGCCCGGCGGTCGCGGATTGTACGGCGGCGGCGGGCCTTTCGCAGCGGTGGGATTGCGTATCCGCACCGTTTGCTAGACTCGACGCCTCGTTGTCCCGGAAAGGCCGTCGATGAAGTCGTACACCCCTCCCTTGCGCGTATGGTCCGCGCTGCTGCTGTCCGTTGCCATCGGCGCGGCACTGCAGCCTGCCGCGTCGTTCGCCCAGGCGGGTACCGCCCCGACAACGCAGTCGCCCGCCGATGCCGGCATCGTCGACGAGGATACCGATACCCCGTATGTGCCGACGCCGATCGACGTGGTCGAGCGGATGCTCCATCTGGCCGGCGTCGGTCCGTCGGATTACCTGATCGACATCGGCTCGGGGGACGGCCGGATCGTGCTGACGGCGGTCTCGAAGTTCGGCGCGCGCGGCCATGGCATCGAGATCGATCCGCGCCTGATCGAACGCAGCCGGCAGGCCGCGGCGAAGCTCGGCATCGGCGATCGCGCCCAGTTCCTGACCCAGGACCTTTTCGAGTCCGATTTTTCAAAGGCAACCGTGGTCAGCGTGTACCTGCTGCCCAAGGTGATGCAACTGCTCACGCCGAAGCTCGCTGCGCTGCGGCCCGGCACCCGGATCGTTTCGCACGACTACGCCATGCTCGGCGACTGGCAGCCGGACATGACGCTGCGCATGTACGTGCCTGACAAGCCGGTCGGCCGCGACAAACACAGTACGCTGATGCTCTGGACGGTACCGGCACCGGTCGCTGGCCGGTGGCAGTTCGACCTGCCGAAGGCCCAGGGTGGCGCCCGCGTCGAGATCGCGGTGTCGCAGGCCCGGCAGATCCTCACCGGCAAGGCGACCCTGAACGGACAGCCGGTCGACCTCCTGGGCCTGCGCATCGACGGCGAACGGCTGCGTTTCGCGCTGGAGCCGTCCGGTCGCGTGGAACGGTTCCGCCATGAATTCGACGGCGTGGTGAAAGGCGACAGCGTGTCGGGTACGGCTACCTACCACGCGCGCGCGGCGTCGGTGGCGGCAAGATGGGAGGCCAGGCTGGCGCGCTGACGTGAATGCCTGCTACCAGGGGCGGGCGCGTTCGCTGCGTATCCGTCGCCTGCGTCCCGATTCGCAACCTGAAGGAGCGTTCCATGGGCAAGAGCAACGGAAAGAAAGCACCTGTCATCGACATCGGCATCAGCGACAAGGACCGTGCGGCAATCGCCCAGGGCCTGTCGAGGCTGCTCGCCGACACCTACACCCTGTACCTGACCACGCACAATTTCCACTGGAACGTGACCGGGCCGATGTTCAACACGCTGCACACCATGTTCATGGTCCAGTACACGGAGCTCTGGAACGCGGTCGATCCGATCGCGGAGCGGATCCGCTCGCTCGGCCATGTCGCGCCGGGCTCCTATGCCCAGTTCGGGCGCCTCACGTCCCTCAAGGACGCACCCGAGACGCGGCCGGGCGCATTGGAAATGGTCGCGATCCTGGTCCAGGGCCACGAGGCGGTCGCGCGCACCGCACGGTCGATCTTCCCGGCCGCCCAGAAGGCGGATGACGAGCCGACGGCCGACCTGCTGACCCAGCGCCTCACGGTGCACGAGCAGTCTGCGTGGATGCTGCGATCGCTGCTCGAGGAATGACGCGGCGCGACAGCGGCGGGGACTGACCCTGCTTCGGGGCTGTGCGCCCTTGCCATTGCATGGCAAAGGCGCACACTGCGGTGGACGGTGCGCGGGGGGGATGTGCCGAAGCCCGTCACGACCAAAGGGGGAACCGGGAATGAAACTCAGGAAATGGGCGCTCGCGGCGTCCGCAACAGTGCTGGCCGGCTGCATGCTGATCGAAGAGCCGAAGTCGCCGATGACCTTCTTCATCACCAGCGTCGATTCGGGCAAGGGCGCCGATTTCGGTGGTCTCGCCGGTGCCGATGCGCTGTGCCAGAGGCTCGCCGAAGAGGCCGGCGCCGGTGGCCGCCGCACCTGGCGCGCCTACCTCAGCACGCAGGCCACGCCGGATGCGCCAGCAGTGAACGCGCGCGACCGGATCGGCCGCGGTCCGTGGGTCAACGCGAAGGGCGTGGTCATCGCCTCCAGCGTCGCCGAACTGCACGGCAACAACAACCTGAACCTGCAGACCGCGCTGACCGACAAGGGCGTTACGCTGAACGGGCGCAGCGACAAGCCGAACATGCATGACATCCTCACCGGGTCGCAGGCCGACGGCACCGCTTTCCCGGCGGGTGACGACCGTACCTGCGGCAACTGGACGCGCAGCGCCGCCGGCTCTGCCATGGTCGGTCACCACGACCGCGTCGGGCTCAGGGATGACGAGGCGTCGCGCTCATGGAACGCTTCGCATCCGTCCAAGGCGTGCAGCATCGAGGCGCTGCGCAGTACCGGCGGCGACGGGCGGCTGTACTGCTTCGCGGCAAACTGAGCGAGGCGCCGGTCCACGGCCGCGCACCACCCCGGAAGAGCGGGGCGGGCGCGATCGTGCGCGTGCGTGTTTCCGCCGGCGCGACCTTCTCGCGCGACCGGCTGTACCGATACCGGCTGTGGCGCCACTGGGACCTGTCCCGCGCGCCGCTGCTGATGATCATGCTCAATCCGTCGACGGCCGACGAGGAGCGCAACGACCCTACGGTCGAACGTTGCGAGCGTCGCGCGCGTGCGAGCGGTTTCGGCGGCCTGCTGGTGGCGAACATCTTCGC
Proteins encoded:
- the nuoN gene encoding NADH-quinone oxidoreductase subunit NuoN; this encodes MIIPIPDLAPAATELFLLTAACAVLLIDLFISDGRRWITQMLAQLVLVGCAAILIATASSGTAFTFSVMFIDDPLADALKLMIIVAVSMLLVYSRRYLADRGMYRGEFFTLTLFSVLGMMVMVSANHFITLYLGLELLSLSLYAMIALQRDSAVATEAAMKYFILGALASGMLLYGMSMVYGATGTLQLGDIAAMIARGEGSRTVLVFGLVFIVAGLGFKLGVVPFHMWVPDVYHGAPTAVTLLISSAPKVAAFAFFMRILGEALGGLTADWRSMLVVMAVLSLALGNIAAIAQTNLKRMLAYSSISHMGFLLLGFLAGNAFGFAAAMFYVAVYVLMNLGTFGMILLLARSGFEADQLDDYRGLARRAPWQAFLMLLLMFSMAGLPPMVGFYAKLTVLSAVVDIGMVWLAVFAVMMSLVGAFYYLRIVKLMYFDEPADTVPFTAAADARLLMTMNGLAVLALGLLPQPLMAWCLFVIERSM
- a CDS encoding NUDIX hydrolase; translation: MDDFTERQIDSTAVFDGALLKVRRDRVRLPDGREALREYILHPGAAIILPVLDDGRVILVRQYRYPVGRETLEFPAGKIDAGESSRATAERELLEETGYRAGCLEFAFTVHPCVGYADERIDYYLATRLVHVGHPGEDGEFLSTVVSPLDELLRQADAGEQTEAKTLLGAYWLARRRDRSGG
- a CDS encoding redoxin domain-containing protein, translating into MILSCPGRGAHPPGGLRWRRHRLPGLLYLLCLGAALLFARPALAQPSLARVGDPAPPFTLSTIDGRKVSLSDFRGKYVVLEWWNSDCFAINTHYGAGAMQAAQRRARASGAIWLSIDSTHPAHPSFVDAKRSGAILSQWKANQTAMLQDPDGQTGRAYGAMVTPHTYVVDPSGTLIYAGAIDDQRSMRDVRKARNLALAAIEEARAGKPVSRPLSQAYG
- a CDS encoding thioredoxin family protein, encoding MLPPAAIRLCALLALAALLASTAAIGQSLSTGQNRVRVELLAEPSTARPGEPFQALLRMRIAPGWHTYWMNPGDSGLATSLEWQLPAGVTAGPLSWPVPKRLPVGPLMNYGYENEVLLPMQVTVPAGFSDPVLRVAATAEWLVCKDVCIPESAAVGFQLPVAPIAALADPRTAALFAAARAALPGSLPAWTATASVADGRLRIALRAPEGSPAPAGEVYFFNATEGQVAHAAAQTVSRHRDGLVIDVPLQPQPVTPVQRMDGLLVAAAGFGPGQPTAATLSAALAPTLPDLGPLLDTTTVGGAGASVAGRTGQPAAAAPSLQDGAPAAGLLLALLLALAGGLVLNLMPCVFPVLSLKALAMVGEASADPRGLRKGGLAFGAGVLVSFWALAGTLIALRAGGEQVGWGFQLQSPPFVAAMAILFTLLALNLAGVFEVGSRVAALAGSLPERKGPAGSFFSGVLAVAVAAPCTAPFMGAALGYALAQPAPHALAVFAALALGMALPYLLLSFVPGLARMLPRPGRWMVTFRQAMVFPLLATVAWLAWVLGLQAGVDAVFGLLAGLVLIALAAWLYGRFALPAASRRSRAIAIGCALGFAVAGGYAAWPSMAADAPAGRPDAARRGDTREPWQAWSPDRVATLRVEGRPVFIDFTAAWCVTCQANKQLVLDTVAVRQAFARVGAATLRADWTRRDPAISAALAGYGRSGVPVYVLYLPGRDAPVLLPELLTRDIVLSALAAHSPSTAGAR
- a CDS encoding fused MFS/spermidine synthase; this translates as MFLLHAIIFSTGGAILALELLASRIMTPYFGVSIYIWTGILSITLIALAAGYWYGGRVTHARRKPSIERLAQWYLEQPALAGLTIVAACLVYPYAFHSLASFDLVIGSFVACIVLLFLPLLTTSAMNPLLVAIMTQSSRANADASASKGAAPLEQLDAGSGRVFFVSTVGSVAGVIVTAFVLMPYVSNYNAVLAVALVLSLLSLAGAVRPPVPVASRRRLLAVGMAATLASGGLLVFSDSYLDRLWPARYGGVEWQKKAEYGSLFGTVKILAGPAGANPDDQLRIYFQDGLVQNTLDAQNRSQSFFTYGLEGLVQSFKPRATRALVLGLGAGVVPMSLARHGIEVTAVEIDPVSFEVARKHFGFDPSRVRTIEADARTYLRGCNGEYDTVVVDLFHGDGIPEYLITRDFFHDLRGCLKPDGVVVFNTFVDLDRPTVYANFLVTLHSELPEIVVYRPDAAGSRHVNSFVVASAGTLVPPSPVRLREAPPRHAAMLQTMLERPNKLDADTLRRGAIITDARNSISLDIADAQMAYRRLVIETVPRAFLVN
- a CDS encoding methyltransferase domain-containing protein translates to MKSYTPPLRVWSALLLSVAIGAALQPAASFAQAGTAPTTQSPADAGIVDEDTDTPYVPTPIDVVERMLHLAGVGPSDYLIDIGSGDGRIVLTAVSKFGARGHGIEIDPRLIERSRQAAAKLGIGDRAQFLTQDLFESDFSKATVVSVYLLPKVMQLLTPKLAALRPGTRIVSHDYAMLGDWQPDMTLRMYVPDKPVGRDKHSTLMLWTVPAPVAGRWQFDLPKAQGGARVEIAVSQARQILTGKATLNGQPVDLLGLRIDGERLRFALEPSGRVERFRHEFDGVVKGDSVSGTATYHARAASVAARWEARLAR
- a CDS encoding DNA starvation/stationary phase protection protein — encoded protein: MGKSNGKKAPVIDIGISDKDRAAIAQGLSRLLADTYTLYLTTHNFHWNVTGPMFNTLHTMFMVQYTELWNAVDPIAERIRSLGHVAPGSYAQFGRLTSLKDAPETRPGALEMVAILVQGHEAVARTARSIFPAAQKADDEPTADLLTQRLTVHEQSAWMLRSLLEE
- a CDS encoding DUF1643 domain-containing protein, which translates into the protein MERFASVQGVQHRGAAQYRRRRAAVLLRGKLSEAPVHGRAPPRKSGAGAIVRVRVSAGATFSRDRLYRYRLWRHWDLSRAPLLMIMLNPSTADEERNDPTVERCERRARASGFGGLLVANIFALRSTDPKALYAHPSPVGPRNDAAILAMAGEAGQVVCAWGVHGALSDRGQRVASRLGREGIRLGVLGLTREGHPRHPLYMASATAIAPWEGYVR